One region of Salvelinus namaycush isolate Seneca chromosome 3, SaNama_1.0, whole genome shotgun sequence genomic DNA includes:
- the c3h17orf75 gene encoding protein Njmu-R1, whose protein sequence is MFTSQTSMQTSSFQDSIDVEEKDTDYDNEEMGYNQKIQLNCYYTIYLYQGTRSEATAEGNVAWSQRRTDSTASTSQEDFSLTLVDSSLPVEAEPELRCYISRRLSKGALLGGMGNIAAVELSVPEAAVGCYCCLLEQERSPEQPDADGNGYVICLMGGSEKGLNLFRLELDKYVQGLQSSLQTPELVNLETEIRPYLSMWYEESVMHIHRVVQMVQGSISFLLHAALSHIHVEVTNADDRTKADVARFIKAAGLQGLVQEDTTTASLYKASEALTDLVIDCSTSPPTLSNTVSNRFCDDWIQAFLNAAERCNPFLLRQILENFKLKAIQDMNSLKRFIRQAESSHYALFRCCQFLQGCGNGDVLLQNAHAEHRGLPEACSIIRVLDEFLSEQQAQG, encoded by the exons ATGTTTACCTCGCAAACTTCCATGCAAACGTCCTCCTTCCAAGATTCAATTGACGTGGAAGAAAAGGATACGGATTATGATAACGAAGAGATGGGATATAATCAGAAAATACAGTTGAACTGTTACTATACCATTTATCTCTACCAAGGCACCAG ATCTGAGGCAACTGCAGAGGGCAACGTGGCATGGAGCCAGAGAAGAACAGATTCCACAGCCAGTACCAGTCAGGAAGACTTTAG CCTCACCCTAGTGGACAGCAGCCTGCCGGTAGAGGCGGAGCCTGAGCTACGATGCTACATCTCCCGGAGGCTGAGCAAAGGAGCCCTGCTGGGGGGCATGGGAAACATTGCCGCCGTGGAGCTCAG TGTCCCAGAGGCGGCGGTGGGCTGTTACTGCTGTCTCCTGGAGCAGGAGAGATCCCCAGAGCAGCCCGACGCAGACGGCAATGGCTATGTAATCTGCCTCATGGGGGGCTCTGAGAAAGGCCTCAACCT GTTTAGACTTGAACTGGACAAGTACGTGCAAGGCCTGCAAAGCAGTCTACAGACTCCTGAG ctggTGAACCTAGAGACTGAGATCAGGCCCTACCTGAGTATGTGGTACGAGGAGTCGGTGATGCACATCCACAGAGTGGTACAGATGGTCCAGGGGAGCATCAGCTTCCTGCTACATGCT GCTCTGAGTCACATACACGTGGAGGTCACCAATGCAGATGACAGGACCAAGGCTGATGTTGCTAG GTTCATTAAGGCAGCAGGTCTGCAGGGCCTGGTCCAGGAAGACACTACCACAGCCTCTCTGTATAAGGCCTCAGAGGCTCTTACTGACCTGGTCATAGACTGCTCCACCAGCCCTCCTACACTCTCCAACACAG TCAGTAACCGTTTCTGTGACGACTGGATCCAGGCATTCCTGAACGCAGCAGAGCGCTGTAACCCTTTCCTCCTCAGACAGATCCTGGAGAACTTCAAACTCAAG gccaTCCAGGACATGAACAGTCTGAAGCGGTTCATCCGCCAGGCTGAGTCGAGTCACTACGCTCTGTTCCGCTGCTGCCAGTTCCTGCAGGGCTGTGGGAATGGGGACGTGCTGCTCCAGAACGCCCACGCCGAGCACCGGGGCCTCCCTGAGGCCTGCAGCATCATCCGCGTGCTGGACGAGTTCCTCAGcgaacagcaggcccagggatgA